The proteins below come from a single Pyramidobacter porci genomic window:
- the vorB gene encoding 3-methyl-2-oxobutanoate dehydrogenase subunit VorB: MAKVLMKGAEALAQAAISGGCRYFFGYPITPQNEVPEYMAAHLPEVGGVYVQGESEVASINMVLGAASTGAQIMTSSSSPGISLMSEGLSYLAANEYPCVVMNVVRGGPGLGGILPSQCDYGQATRGGGNGDYHLFVLAPSNLQEAVDLIQRSWDYAFKYMNPVMILADGFMGQMMEPVEIKERAAERGDWKKWAVGCFKERGNKRTLFHSLYLAAGPLEEHNKELQKKYELMKQDAMAEDYMVDDAEVIITAFGTTARIVKTAIMHLRAEGKKVGLIRPITVYPFPADHFKNLPATVRHILDVEMNCGQMIDDVKLATECRYPVTFYGRCGGFAPSVEEVEDACRKLFA, translated from the coding sequence ATGGCAAAAGTTCTTATGAAGGGCGCCGAAGCCCTTGCCCAGGCCGCAATCAGCGGAGGATGCCGGTACTTCTTTGGTTATCCCATCACGCCTCAGAACGAGGTCCCCGAATATATGGCGGCGCACCTTCCCGAGGTGGGCGGCGTTTATGTTCAGGGAGAGAGCGAAGTCGCTTCGATCAACATGGTGCTTGGGGCAGCGTCCACGGGAGCGCAGATTATGACCTCGTCGTCCAGCCCCGGAATTTCGCTGATGTCCGAAGGCCTGAGCTACCTTGCCGCAAATGAATATCCCTGCGTCGTCATGAACGTGGTGCGCGGCGGTCCAGGTTTGGGCGGTATTCTGCCTTCGCAGTGCGACTACGGTCAGGCTACCCGCGGCGGCGGCAATGGCGATTATCATCTGTTTGTGCTGGCGCCGAGCAACCTCCAAGAGGCAGTCGATCTGATCCAGCGTTCCTGGGATTATGCGTTTAAATATATGAATCCTGTCATGATCCTGGCAGATGGTTTCATGGGGCAGATGATGGAACCGGTAGAGATCAAGGAGCGCGCCGCAGAACGCGGCGACTGGAAGAAATGGGCTGTTGGCTGTTTCAAAGAGCGCGGAAATAAGCGCACCTTGTTCCACAGCCTGTATCTCGCGGCGGGCCCACTGGAAGAGCACAATAAAGAACTGCAGAAAAAATACGAGTTGATGAAGCAGGATGCGATGGCCGAGGATTACATGGTCGATGATGCCGAGGTAATCATCACGGCTTTCGGAACCACGGCGCGCATCGTCAAAACGGCGATCATGCACCTCCGTGCCGAAGGCAAAAAAGTGGGACTGATCCGTCCGATCACGGTCTATCCCTTCCCGGCGGACCACTTCAAAAATTTGCCTGCCACGGTGAGGCACATTCTCGACGTGGAAATGAACTGCGGACAGATGATCGATGACGTAAAACTTGCCACGGAATGCCGCTATCCGGTGACGTTTTACGGCCGGTGCGGCGGCTTCGCTCCTTCCGTTGAAGAAGTGGAAGACGCGTGCAGAAAGCTTTTTGCCTAG
- the lpxA gene encoding acyl-ACP--UDP-N-acetylglucosamine O-acyltransferase translates to MGIQIHPTAIVSPQAELADGVVIGPFSIVDENVVVGRNTILRPFVHLCPYTKIGEDAVIFEDAVIGPEPQDHAFKGETSWVAVGNRSVIRENVTIHRASGEGNVTSVGDDCLIMEGVHLGHNVQISDSVTISSKSGLAGYVKIGRGTVIGGMSGFHQFVRVGSFCMIGGASRVAQDVAPFLLVNGAEACRVYSLNVIGLRRNNFSSERRLEIKRAYRRIYHSGLPMREALAELEKQDAKSADVEEILRFFKEGDKKRGFCPWPASSAGKSED, encoded by the coding sequence ATGGGGATTCAAATACATCCGACTGCGATTGTCTCGCCTCAAGCCGAACTGGCTGACGGCGTCGTAATTGGCCCCTTTTCCATTGTGGACGAGAATGTCGTTGTGGGGCGCAATACGATTCTGCGCCCGTTTGTCCACCTCTGCCCCTACACGAAAATCGGCGAGGACGCCGTGATCTTCGAGGACGCCGTGATCGGCCCCGAACCGCAGGACCATGCGTTCAAGGGTGAAACCAGCTGGGTCGCCGTGGGCAACCGGTCGGTCATCAGGGAAAACGTGACGATCCATCGCGCCTCCGGCGAGGGGAATGTGACCTCGGTCGGCGATGACTGCTTGATCATGGAAGGCGTACATTTAGGTCATAACGTGCAGATTTCCGATTCCGTGACGATTTCGAGCAAATCCGGGCTCGCCGGCTATGTAAAAATCGGGCGGGGAACGGTGATCGGCGGCATGTCCGGCTTCCATCAGTTTGTTCGTGTGGGCTCGTTCTGCATGATCGGCGGTGCCTCGCGCGTGGCGCAGGACGTGGCGCCGTTCCTGCTGGTCAACGGGGCGGAAGCTTGCCGTGTGTACAGTTTGAACGTTATCGGCCTGCGGCGCAATAACTTTTCATCCGAGCGCCGTCTGGAAATAAAACGGGCTTACAGAAGAATTTACCATTCGGGGTTGCCCATGCGCGAAGCTCTTGCCGAACTCGAAAAGCAGGACGCAAAATCCGCTGATGTGGAAGAAATTCTCCGTTTCTTCAAGGAGGGCGACAAGAAAAGGGGCTTCTGTCCCTGGCCTGCAAGCAGCGCAGGCAAATCCGAGGACTGA
- a CDS encoding aconitase family protein: MVRAGAIVTQPFCSLCQGRGSGLLSDGEIVLGSHNRNFLGRMGSAKSLIFLGSPATVAASALRGKITDPREVLE; this comes from the coding sequence TTGGTACGTGCTGGCGCGATTGTCACACAGCCGTTTTGCTCCCTTTGCCAGGGACGTGGCAGCGGTTTGCTGAGCGATGGCGAAATCGTGCTCGGGTCCCATAATCGCAATTTCCTTGGCCGCATGGGCTCCGCCAAGTCATTGATCTTCCTCGGCTCACCGGCCACAGTCGCCGCTTCGGCGCTGCGCGGGAAGATTACCGATCCTCGGGAAGTGCTCGAGTAA
- the lpxC gene encoding UDP-3-O-acyl-N-acetylglucosamine deacetylase has translation MSRYTLKKEIDFGGVGLHSGKPVSMKLLPADSGEGYMFLFGGKRFPIQSAKYSGDGRGTVLAFDSHRVMTVEHLLGALRGLGVDDVVLCPEGIETPLLDGSAAPFCEEILKAGLEELPGEPSYLRVSSPVYVTSEDEKKICAVLPSDRLSFTYVIEYGDNAIGTQAATVVPTKDNFVAELGQCRTFCLYEEVAYMRSLGLGLGGTVETALIVDGQRVLTPGGLRRPDEFVRHKILDMMGDLTLIGKPVIGHFVGIRAGHAMHQKLVDRIARECVSA, from the coding sequence ATGAGCCGCTACACGCTGAAAAAAGAGATTGACTTCGGCGGCGTCGGGCTTCATTCGGGCAAGCCGGTCTCCATGAAGCTGCTGCCGGCCGACAGCGGCGAGGGGTATATGTTTCTTTTCGGCGGCAAGCGTTTCCCGATCCAGTCCGCAAAGTACTCCGGCGACGGGCGCGGCACCGTTCTTGCGTTCGATTCCCATCGGGTGATGACCGTGGAACATCTGCTCGGCGCGCTGCGCGGACTCGGCGTTGACGATGTCGTTCTCTGTCCTGAGGGGATCGAAACGCCGCTGCTCGACGGCAGTGCCGCTCCGTTCTGCGAAGAAATTCTGAAAGCGGGGCTTGAAGAGCTTCCCGGAGAGCCGTCGTACCTGCGCGTCTCTTCCCCGGTGTACGTGACTTCCGAGGATGAGAAAAAGATATGCGCCGTCCTGCCGTCCGATCGGCTCAGCTTCACCTATGTGATCGAATACGGCGACAACGCCATCGGCACTCAGGCTGCGACCGTCGTGCCGACAAAAGACAACTTTGTTGCCGAGCTCGGGCAGTGTCGGACGTTTTGTCTGTACGAAGAAGTGGCGTACATGCGTTCTCTGGGCCTGGGGCTGGGGGGGACGGTGGAGACGGCCCTGATCGTTGATGGTCAAAGAGTTCTGACGCCCGGCGGTTTGAGGCGCCCGGATGAATTTGTCAGGCATAAAATATTGGATATGATGGGCGATCTGACGCTGATAGGCAAGCCGGTTATCGGCCATTTTGTCGGGATACGGGCCGGGCATGCCATGCATCAGAAGCTGGTCGATCGTATCGCGCGCGAGTGTGTCTCGGCTTGA
- a CDS encoding KdsC family phosphatase: MFRLLAMDVDGTLTDGSVFIDAAGNEFKRFDIQDGMGMALFRKAGGKVAWISGRFSAVTELRARELRVDFLANGVAEKLPVLRKIAAEAGVSAEAVIFIGDDVNDCECVRWAGLGVAVANAVPELKASASYVTQRGGGNGAVREVVDMVLAAQAKEV; the protein is encoded by the coding sequence ATGTTCCGTCTTCTGGCCATGGATGTCGACGGAACGCTGACGGATGGCAGCGTGTTCATCGACGCGGCGGGGAATGAATTCAAGCGCTTCGACATTCAGGATGGAATGGGTATGGCGCTGTTTCGCAAAGCGGGCGGCAAGGTCGCCTGGATCAGCGGACGCTTTTCCGCCGTGACGGAGCTGAGAGCTCGGGAACTGCGCGTCGATTTTCTGGCCAACGGCGTTGCAGAGAAACTGCCCGTCCTTCGGAAAATTGCGGCGGAAGCGGGAGTATCTGCCGAAGCGGTGATTTTTATCGGCGACGACGTCAATGACTGCGAATGCGTCCGTTGGGCGGGGCTGGGAGTCGCCGTGGCGAACGCCGTCCCCGAACTGAAAGCGTCCGCCTCGTATGTGACGCAGCGCGGCGGCGGCAACGGCGCCGTTCGCGAAGTTGTCGATATGGTTCTTGCGGCACAAGCGAAGGAGGTCTAA
- a CDS encoding P-loop NTPase family protein yields MPVDMRLFKDLIQRYEWPKAIAVTGALGSGKTEWVLNLALGLKMIEEKVTIADADIINPYFCIRQVVNALENKGFTVLTAPGQAKWADMPVVSAEVDWALSSPGKLMIDIGGDAEGALALKQFQKRIIQAGYLLVLVVNAFRPQTCTVEKIELMCRRMEEICGLKVGALISNSHLMGETTVETVTEGYQLVQNAARRMGLPLLYAGTSPELYDDTVKALAGERVPVWPVSRYMLLPWEPGAIWATGFPARHHAGRIFREKGESPFQNLGRGIPPENF; encoded by the coding sequence ATGCCTGTTGACATGCGGCTTTTCAAGGATCTGATCCAGCGTTACGAGTGGCCTAAAGCGATAGCGGTCACGGGCGCTCTGGGGTCCGGAAAAACTGAATGGGTCCTCAATCTTGCTCTGGGCTTGAAGATGATTGAGGAAAAGGTGACGATTGCTGACGCTGACATCATCAATCCATATTTCTGCATCCGACAGGTCGTCAATGCGCTGGAAAACAAGGGGTTTACTGTTTTGACCGCACCGGGGCAGGCTAAATGGGCGGATATGCCGGTCGTCAGTGCGGAGGTTGACTGGGCCTTGTCGTCCCCCGGCAAGCTGATGATCGACATCGGCGGTGACGCTGAGGGCGCGCTGGCGCTGAAACAGTTTCAGAAGCGCATCATTCAGGCGGGGTACCTGCTTGTGCTTGTCGTGAACGCTTTTCGTCCTCAGACGTGCACCGTGGAGAAGATTGAATTGATGTGCCGCCGCATGGAGGAAATCTGCGGGCTGAAGGTCGGCGCCTTGATCAGCAATTCGCATTTGATGGGCGAAACGACGGTGGAAACCGTAACGGAAGGATATCAGCTTGTTCAAAATGCGGCGCGGCGCATGGGGTTGCCTCTGCTTTATGCGGGAACGTCGCCGGAGCTCTACGACGACACCGTGAAAGCGTTGGCCGGGGAAAGAGTTCCCGTCTGGCCCGTCTCCAGATATATGCTTCTTCCCTGGGAACCCGGCGCGATCTGGGCGACCGGCTTTCCTGCAAGGCATCATGCGGGCCGTATCTTTCGGGAAAAAGGAGAATCTCCCTTCCAGAATCTGGGGAGAGGAATTCCGCCGGAAAATTTCTGA
- a CDS encoding sigma-70 family RNA polymerase sigma factor, translating to MAEASELQWEKEKKLWLAMSSGDEEAREQLILAYRPLVYWVAKKFRVNGQRFSDLVQEGTLALIRAVDKFDVSLGHRFTTYACYRIRGQMLNFLQRVEAKAPIPVDVECEDGDETAEFREVEEIIMLREGLLQLPEREAHILRELVIECRNARELAEEMSLDVSHVYRLKKKALTQLKEWFSQEYATSGAAAGIIR from the coding sequence ATGGCCGAAGCAAGTGAACTTCAATGGGAAAAAGAAAAAAAACTCTGGCTTGCGATGTCCTCCGGAGATGAGGAGGCGCGAGAGCAGCTCATCCTTGCCTATCGTCCGCTGGTTTATTGGGTCGCCAAAAAATTCAGGGTCAACGGGCAGCGCTTTTCCGACCTCGTGCAGGAGGGAACCCTGGCGTTAATACGCGCCGTCGATAAATTCGACGTGAGCTTGGGGCACCGTTTTACAACTTATGCGTGCTACCGAATCAGAGGGCAAATGCTCAATTTTCTTCAAAGAGTGGAGGCGAAAGCCCCGATTCCTGTCGACGTCGAGTGCGAAGACGGCGATGAAACGGCGGAATTTCGAGAAGTCGAGGAGATTATCATGCTGCGGGAGGGCCTTCTTCAGCTTCCCGAACGCGAGGCGCACATTTTGCGCGAGCTGGTGATCGAATGCAGAAACGCCCGTGAACTGGCGGAAGAGATGAGCCTTGACGTCAGCCACGTTTATCGTTTGAAGAAAAAAGCGCTGACACAATTGAAAGAATGGTTTTCTCAAGAATATGCAACTTCTGGAGCGGCGGCAGGGATAATAAGATAA
- a CDS encoding histidine phosphatase family protein — MRKILLLRHGQTDWNAQMRFQGRMDIPLNELGMQQAAMAAERIAEWAPEEIYVSPLKRAVTTAAIAAGCRRSDLHVMEDLREIGFGDWEGQSISSLRKSGEDYSHWAAHPFSVKIPNAESPDEIRSRVRRVLAALRKARGQRILVVSHGGTLRAFLAEALNLSLEAVWKNFRMNNCALTGLEDTGEKFVLCFYNDTLHSSVSSQGISRKSLPVPF, encoded by the coding sequence ATGAGAAAAATTCTACTGCTGCGCCACGGCCAGACTGACTGGAACGCGCAGATGCGCTTTCAGGGGCGCATGGACATTCCCTTGAATGAGCTGGGCATGCAACAGGCGGCAATGGCTGCGGAGCGGATCGCCGAATGGGCTCCCGAGGAAATTTATGTCAGCCCTTTGAAGAGAGCCGTGACGACGGCTGCGATTGCCGCAGGCTGTAGGCGGAGCGACCTTCATGTCATGGAGGATCTGCGCGAAATCGGCTTTGGCGATTGGGAAGGACAAAGCATCTCGTCGCTGCGAAAGAGCGGCGAAGATTATTCGCATTGGGCGGCGCATCCTTTCTCCGTGAAAATCCCGAATGCGGAATCGCCTGACGAGATCAGGAGTCGTGTCCGAAGAGTTCTTGCCGCCTTGCGGAAAGCGCGGGGGCAGCGTATTTTGGTCGTTTCTCACGGCGGAACTTTGCGGGCTTTTTTGGCCGAAGCCTTGAACCTCTCGCTGGAAGCGGTCTGGAAAAACTTTCGTATGAATAATTGCGCTTTGACCGGACTTGAGGACACAGGGGAGAAATTTGTCCTCTGCTTTTACAATGACACGCTCCACAGCTCTGTTTCATCGCAAGGGATTTCGCGGAAATCGTTGCCGGTTCCGTTTTAA
- the fabZ gene encoding 3-hydroxyacyl-ACP dehydratase FabZ: MLDIKEIMSCVPHRYPFLLVDRIQELVPGKSVVAIKNVTINEPFFQGHFPGEPVMPGVLILEAMAQAGAMMVLNIPELRGTIAFLTTVNRAKFRRPVVPGDQLVIYTEMGRIFGKMGKVKAHAEVEGKTVAEAELGFMLTKKPEGEK, encoded by the coding sequence ATGCTGGATATTAAAGAAATCATGTCGTGTGTGCCTCATCGGTACCCCTTTCTTCTCGTCGATCGCATTCAGGAGCTTGTGCCCGGAAAGAGCGTTGTGGCCATTAAAAATGTCACGATCAACGAGCCCTTTTTTCAGGGGCATTTTCCCGGCGAACCCGTGATGCCCGGCGTTTTGATCCTTGAAGCGATGGCTCAGGCCGGGGCCATGATGGTGCTCAACATTCCCGAGCTGCGCGGCACGATCGCTTTCCTGACCACGGTCAACAGAGCGAAGTTCCGGCGTCCGGTCGTGCCGGGGGATCAGCTTGTGATCTATACCGAGATGGGCCGTATCTTCGGTAAAATGGGCAAGGTCAAAGCCCACGCGGAAGTCGAAGGGAAAACGGTCGCCGAGGCCGAATTGGGGTTTATGCTGACCAAGAAACCTGAAGGGGAAAAATAA
- a CDS encoding 4Fe-4S dicluster domain-containing protein, with the protein MAKGRITVAEEYCKSCGLCVDACPKKVLRISDHLNVKGYRPVEQYREGCIGCALCAMTCPDAVIEVFRENA; encoded by the coding sequence ATGGCAAAGGGGAGAATTACGGTAGCGGAGGAATACTGCAAGAGCTGCGGACTGTGCGTTGACGCATGTCCGAAGAAAGTGCTCCGCATTTCGGACCACTTGAACGTCAAGGGGTATCGTCCTGTGGAGCAGTACCGAGAAGGCTGCATCGGCTGCGCATTGTGCGCGATGACATGCCCTGACGCAGTCATTGAAGTTTTCCGCGAGAACGCATAA
- a CDS encoding 2-oxoacid:acceptor oxidoreductase family protein, which translates to MAGFYKELIAAGFGGQGVMMLGQLIAYAGMDEGRNVSWIPSYGPEMRGGTANCSTVVSEEPVGSPIINKCDICVVFNQPSLAKFESSPRAGGVLVYNSDLVKYENPRKDITVIPVPAEKLAAECGSPKTANIVLLGAAVAASGIISRESAQHVVEEKLGKKKPQFLPMNLKALQCGFEQADKA; encoded by the coding sequence ATGGCTGGATTCTACAAAGAATTGATCGCGGCCGGTTTTGGCGGGCAGGGAGTCATGATGCTGGGGCAGCTTATCGCCTATGCCGGTATGGACGAGGGACGCAACGTATCCTGGATTCCTTCTTATGGTCCCGAGATGCGCGGCGGCACCGCCAACTGCAGCACAGTTGTCAGCGAAGAACCCGTGGGTTCGCCGATCATCAACAAGTGCGATATCTGCGTGGTGTTCAATCAGCCGTCGCTGGCCAAATTCGAGAGCTCGCCTCGAGCGGGAGGCGTTCTGGTTTATAACAGCGATCTCGTCAAATATGAAAATCCCCGTAAAGACATCACGGTGATTCCCGTCCCCGCCGAGAAGCTTGCGGCCGAGTGCGGCAGCCCCAAGACGGCGAATATCGTTCTGCTGGGCGCGGCCGTTGCCGCTTCGGGAATCATCAGCCGCGAGTCTGCGCAGCATGTCGTGGAAGAAAAGCTCGGCAAGAAAAAACCACAGTTTTTGCCGATGAATCTCAAGGCTCTGCAGTGCGGTTTCGAACAAGCGGACAAAGCCTGA
- the lpxD gene encoding UDP-3-O-(3-hydroxymyristoyl)glucosamine N-acyltransferase, which yields MENSYSLRELSERIGAAVCGNGGRIVAGLSELNDCAPERLSFIESLKLACNLPENIAVVADEKNFPNGRDGLKVKSFRAAMAALLAIFEPRYPLPAGIARTAFVDPSAVVAPSAYVGPNCTVCAGARIGNGVRLIANVYVGPDAEVGDDSVLEPMAVLQRRTKVGARCLIHSCAVLGADGFGIIPGGPDGENVKVPQIGRVIVGDDVEIGAGTCVDRATIADTVVQNGTKVDNQVQIGHNCRVGKNCIIASQSGVAGSTTIEDGVVMGARSGLNGHIKVARGTQIAGMGIVMKNTKPGQVLSGHPATDHREDFRFKASLRRVPDLLKRLKKLEEAVAHEPLHAEKRD from the coding sequence ATGGAAAATTCGTACAGTCTGCGCGAGTTGTCTGAGCGGATTGGCGCAGCTGTTTGCGGAAATGGCGGACGGATCGTCGCGGGCCTTTCCGAACTGAACGACTGCGCCCCTGAACGCTTGAGTTTTATAGAATCGCTGAAGCTCGCCTGCAACCTTCCGGAAAACATTGCCGTCGTCGCGGATGAAAAGAATTTTCCCAACGGGCGCGACGGCTTGAAGGTAAAGTCGTTCCGCGCGGCAATGGCGGCGCTTTTGGCGATTTTCGAACCGCGCTATCCGCTGCCTGCGGGGATCGCCCGTACGGCGTTTGTCGATCCGTCGGCCGTGGTCGCTCCGTCGGCCTACGTCGGGCCGAACTGCACCGTTTGCGCCGGCGCGCGCATCGGCAACGGCGTCAGACTTATCGCCAACGTATACGTCGGCCCGGATGCGGAAGTCGGCGACGACAGCGTGCTCGAGCCGATGGCCGTTCTCCAGCGCCGCACAAAAGTCGGCGCGAGGTGCCTTATCCATAGCTGCGCGGTTTTGGGGGCCGACGGCTTCGGCATTATCCCCGGCGGTCCTGACGGCGAGAACGTAAAAGTTCCGCAGATCGGGCGGGTCATCGTCGGCGACGACGTGGAGATCGGCGCCGGAACTTGCGTCGATCGGGCGACGATTGCCGATACCGTTGTGCAGAACGGCACAAAAGTGGACAATCAAGTGCAGATCGGCCATAACTGCCGTGTCGGGAAAAACTGCATCATCGCCAGCCAATCGGGCGTGGCCGGCAGCACGACCATCGAGGACGGCGTCGTCATGGGAGCGCGCAGCGGTTTGAACGGCCATATTAAAGTCGCTCGCGGCACCCAGATCGCCGGAATGGGGATCGTCATGAAGAACACCAAGCCGGGGCAGGTCCTCTCGGGACATCCCGCGACCGATCACAGGGAAGACTTTCGTTTCAAGGCTTCGCTGCGCCGAGTTCCCGATCTGCTGAAACGTTTGAAAAAATTGGAAGAGGCCGTTGCCCATGAGCCGCTACACGCTGAAAAAAGAGATTGA
- a CDS encoding thiamine pyrophosphate-dependent enzyme, translating to MSEVKVYSRPETWMKGVHTHYCPGCGHGIAHRMICEAIDELGIQGDAISMSPVGCAAMMYDYINIDFIEAAHGRAPATATGIKRVLPDKVVFTYQGDGDLASIGMAEIIHAANRGEKICVFFINNAIYGMTGGQMAPTTLIGQKATTCPQGRDAELTGYPIRMCELLTSLQTPAYIERVSLAKPYIAKAKKAIKKAFQNQIDRKGFSFVEILSTCPTNWGLSPLDAFDWQMKNMIPYYPLGVFKDFE from the coding sequence ATGTCTGAAGTCAAAGTCTACTCGAGACCTGAAACATGGATGAAGGGCGTTCATACTCACTATTGCCCCGGCTGTGGGCACGGCATTGCTCACCGTATGATCTGCGAAGCCATTGACGAGCTTGGCATCCAGGGGGATGCGATCAGCATGTCGCCAGTCGGCTGCGCCGCGATGATGTACGATTATATAAACATCGACTTCATCGAAGCGGCTCATGGGCGGGCGCCGGCGACGGCGACCGGCATCAAAAGAGTTCTGCCCGATAAAGTTGTTTTCACCTACCAGGGCGACGGAGATCTTGCCTCCATCGGTATGGCAGAAATCATTCACGCCGCGAATCGCGGCGAGAAAATTTGCGTCTTTTTTATCAACAACGCCATTTACGGTATGACGGGAGGTCAGATGGCCCCCACGACTTTAATCGGGCAGAAGGCCACCACGTGTCCCCAAGGGCGTGACGCCGAACTGACCGGATATCCCATCCGCATGTGCGAATTGTTGACGTCCCTGCAGACGCCTGCGTATATCGAGCGCGTTTCTCTGGCGAAACCCTACATCGCCAAAGCCAAGAAAGCGATTAAAAAAGCCTTCCAGAATCAGATCGACAGGAAGGGCTTCAGCTTCGTGGAAATTCTCTCGACGTGTCCTACGAACTGGGGGCTCTCGCCTCTTGACGCCTTCGACTGGCAGATGAAGAACATGATCCCCTATTACCCCCTTGGCGTGTTCAAGGACTTTGAATAG
- a CDS encoding BamA/OMP85 family outer membrane protein, which translates to MVRSLKKLFASCFILLVVGSAACAQTVSALRVEGNNEIVASHILRAVKTKVGDELNQQQVMDDIQAIYDQGFFSYVDAKVATDANGELVLTFVVTENPTIKEIRFRGNTIYKEDKLKKMLFTQPGMIFNRVFFRNDIQRLRERFQADGYVMTRVQDVQVEDGVVTVLFVEPRINDIVIQGNRRTKTYVIRRNIPLKNGDLFNSTLLRHSITKLRNLGFFEDVNVGFEPVEDSDNVDVIVTVKEKRSASLIFSVSYGSSSGLGGGASYRESNLGGRARIFEIGFDQGDYKNYWLSLSDPYMDKKTFSWKIGAYKREDDDLTYRYNGKIGGVRQRFNAFEYEEDRTGFYAGIGRKFGGSEMFSWYLTADWHKSKINYSGAAGGLSDANSRYWFGRIVDEDSLNSKVFSTTLELTRNNVDKYLSYPKGDRETIGVEHAWEALGGEWDYTKYWAEAVAYVPIKGLEDYIDLGQTEDRPIILALRVRAGFSDGTIPLSERYSLGGANSLRGYESGDFKGHEMFLGNVELRIPIDENFSIVAFYDIGNAWSKTEGEGFSFDDLEDSPGVGVRVKTPLGNIRVDVAKGDETQFHFGFGEMF; encoded by the coding sequence TTGGTTCGTTCTTTGAAAAAATTATTCGCAAGTTGCTTCATTCTGCTTGTCGTCGGCAGCGCTGCCTGTGCCCAAACGGTTTCTGCCTTGAGGGTCGAAGGAAATAACGAAATTGTCGCTTCTCATATCTTGCGGGCAGTGAAGACAAAGGTCGGCGATGAACTGAATCAGCAGCAGGTCATGGACGATATTCAGGCAATTTACGACCAGGGTTTTTTCTCCTACGTCGACGCGAAAGTTGCCACGGACGCGAACGGGGAGCTTGTTCTTACCTTTGTAGTCACCGAGAATCCCACGATCAAGGAAATTCGTTTTCGAGGCAACACGATCTACAAAGAAGACAAGTTGAAGAAGATGCTTTTCACGCAGCCCGGCATGATCTTCAACCGCGTTTTTTTCAGAAACGACATTCAGCGGCTCAGAGAACGCTTTCAGGCCGACGGCTACGTCATGACCCGCGTGCAGGACGTGCAGGTGGAAGACGGCGTGGTCACCGTGCTGTTCGTCGAGCCGCGCATCAACGACATCGTCATTCAGGGCAACCGGCGCACCAAAACCTATGTTATCCGCCGCAATATCCCCTTGAAAAACGGAGATCTCTTCAATTCGACGCTCCTGCGCCATTCCATCACAAAACTGCGCAACCTCGGCTTTTTCGAGGACGTCAACGTCGGTTTTGAACCGGTCGAAGACAGCGACAACGTCGACGTGATTGTCACCGTCAAGGAGAAGCGAAGCGCCAGCCTGATCTTCTCGGTCAGCTACGGATCGAGCAGCGGGCTGGGCGGCGGCGCTTCCTACCGCGAGAGCAACCTCGGCGGCCGGGCCAGGATTTTCGAAATCGGCTTCGATCAGGGCGACTACAAAAATTACTGGCTGTCGCTGTCCGATCCCTACATGGACAAGAAAACGTTCTCCTGGAAGATCGGCGCCTACAAGCGCGAAGATGACGATCTGACGTACCGTTACAACGGCAAAATCGGCGGCGTTCGTCAGCGCTTCAACGCTTTCGAGTACGAGGAGGATCGAACGGGATTCTATGCCGGTATCGGTCGTAAATTCGGCGGCAGCGAGATGTTCAGTTGGTACCTGACGGCCGACTGGCATAAAAGCAAGATCAATTATAGCGGAGCTGCGGGCGGCTTAAGCGACGCCAACAGTCGTTATTGGTTCGGTCGCATTGTTGACGAGGACTCGCTCAACAGCAAGGTGTTTTCAACGACTCTTGAGCTGACGCGCAACAACGTCGACAAATATCTGAGTTATCCCAAAGGAGACCGCGAGACGATCGGCGTCGAGCACGCCTGGGAAGCTCTCGGCGGCGAATGGGATTACACCAAGTACTGGGCCGAAGCCGTCGCCTACGTGCCCATCAAGGGGCTGGAAGATTACATCGACCTCGGACAGACCGAGGACCGGCCGATCATCCTCGCCCTGCGCGTGCGCGCCGGTTTCTCGGATGGCACGATCCCGCTTTCCGAGCGCTACTCGCTGGGCGGCGCCAACAGTTTGCGCGGCTATGAAAGCGGCGACTTCAAGGGACACGAGATGTTCCTCGGCAACGTCGAGCTGCGCATCCCCATCGACGAAAATTTCTCGATCGTCGCCTTCTACGACATCGGAAACGCATGGAGCAAAACGGAAGGCGAAGGCTTCAGCTTTGACGATCTGGAAGATTCTCCCGGCGTCGGCGTCAGAGTGAAGACGCCGCTCGGCAATATCCGCGTCGACGTCGCCAAGGGCGATGAAACGCAGTTCCACTTTGGCTTTGGGGAGATGTTCTAA